In a single window of the Sander lucioperca isolate FBNREF2018 chromosome 19, SLUC_FBN_1.2, whole genome shotgun sequence genome:
- the LOC116057938 gene encoding uncharacterized protein LOC116057938, producing MVGFSVILLGLRVIVSCIGLMGNIFLIHAIIQIKSSHVKTFELFLLAMAAANLEEIIIVNIYEIIIHQTSSAPINTWSCRTLKFLTVFGEITSILFTVLISIFRQQKLRHAEKRVMPIYLDSIRSAWMVSGICVMLAALLSLPIFVLNFQGPAENITRNSSRCPRKLFQCSENDCPALNHIYKYLFTTVCNLLPLIIVTVNSCFIITVLLSQRKTLTPELSVSGSNQFGRKSKGPRHQHSTAAVLAAMGLFQVDWTLYMIFQLTVSPTDFPFWAETEFFISISYTSLSPYVYGIGNNLFSLKNCMKK from the coding sequence ATGGTTGGTTTCTCTGTCATCCTCCTGGGCTTAAGAGTCATCGTTTCTTGCATAGGACTTATGGGTAATATATTTCTCATCCACGCCATCATTCAGATCAAGTCCTCCCATGTCAAAACCTTTGAGTTGTTTCTCTTGGCAATGGCTGCAGCCAACTTGGAGGAAATTATCATCGTGAACATCTATGAGATTATCATCCACCAGACTTCCTCCGCCCCCATCAACACTTGGTCGTGTCGCACACTCAAGTTCCTGACAGTGTTTGGTGAAATTACCAGCATCCTCTTCACTGTCCTCATCAGCATCTTCCGCCAGCAGAAGCTGAGACACGCCGAAAAGAGGGTCATGCCAATCTACCTGGACAGCATCAGGTCAGCCTGGATGGTGAGCGGGATTTGTGTGATGCTCGCCGCGCTGCTGAGTCTCCCCATTTTTGTCCTAAACTTCCAAGGCCCTGCGGAAAACATCACAAGAAACAGCAGCAGATGCCCTCGAAAGTTATTTCAGTGTAGTGAAAATGATTGCCCCGCACTCAACCACATATACAAATACCTGTTCACCACAGTGTGCAACCTGTTGCCTCTGATCATCGTCACAGTCAACAGCTGCTTCATCATCACAGTGCTGCTGAGCCAGAGGAAGACGCTGACACCAGAGTTGAGCGTGAGCGGGTCGAACCAGTTCGGCAGGAAGAGCAAAGGTCCTAGGCACCAGCATAGCACCGCAGCTGTGCTGGCAGCTATGGGCTTGTTCCAGGTAGACTGGACTCTCTACATGATCTTCCAGCTGACTGTCAGCCCCACTGACTTTCCTTTTTGGGCTGAAACTGAGTTCTTTATCTCAATATCCTATACATCCTTAAGTCCATATGTGTACGGGATAGGGAATAACCTGTTCTCTCTCAAAAATTGTATGAAAAAGTAA